A region of Candidatus Dadabacteria bacterium DNA encodes the following proteins:
- a CDS encoding TdeIII family type II restriction endonuclease: protein MITGTTRQSIKGYLEGFIQGMIEEKTESGFDPKELRPQREASRKGDLKPFHESLLPDGLLTITEFERSFSTKLGTTFEECARLVALDNHKDAKRRHRVTGKISLQAIKRIEEIVSEIGTGGMKSKYLDFVEEIVAIAGKGESVERTSIADLYIEKKDGTKIYIEIKSPKPNKGQCLEATGRQLQIHGISHKESPRVEAYFASAYNPWGVEKSTYKHSFAVNYMDLEDEVLIGKEFWELVGGTGTYEEVLAIYQEVGQEKGADMLDQLALGY, encoded by the coding sequence ATGATTACAGGGACAACCAGGCAGTCGATAAAGGGATACTTGGAAGGATTTATTCAAGGCATGATAGAGGAAAAAACGGAAAGCGGATTTGACCCCAAAGAACTAAGACCTCAGCGAGAAGCGTCAAGGAAGGGTGATCTCAAGCCTTTTCACGAATCCCTGTTACCTGACGGACTGCTTACGATAACGGAATTTGAGAGGTCTTTTTCTACAAAGTTAGGAACTACTTTTGAAGAATGCGCCAGACTTGTTGCACTTGACAACCATAAAGACGCAAAAAGAAGGCATCGTGTTACAGGAAAAATCTCACTTCAGGCAATCAAGCGTATTGAGGAAATTGTGAGTGAAATTGGTACGGGTGGAATGAAGTCTAAATACCTGGATTTTGTTGAGGAGATTGTCGCTATTGCCGGGAAAGGAGAAAGCGTAGAACGAACCAGTATAGCAGATTTGTATATTGAGAAGAAAGATGGAACAAAAATCTACATCGAGATAAAGAGTCCGAAACCAAATAAAGGGCAGTGCCTAGAAGCTACTGGAAGACAACTGCAAATTCATGGAATAAGTCACAAAGAATCCCCAAGAGTAGAAGCATATTTTGCGTCAGCATACAACCCTTGGGGAGTAGAAAAATCAACTTACAAACACAGCTTCGCTGTAAACTACATGGACTTGGAAGATGAGGTTCTGATCGGCAAGGAGTTCTGGGAACTGGTAGGTGGGACAGGAACGTATGAGGAAGTTCTTGCGATATATCAAGAAGTAGGACAAGAGAAGGGCGCTGATATGTTGGATCAACTCGCTTTAGGATATTGA
- a CDS encoding class I SAM-dependent methyltransferase, giving the protein IAPQARSELLYYLQLIKSCRYQDLLKIILSRSARSSRLVTHYDLDFPKRPQTEPYECYKHGRVCTPTQEANKFLIRYSIDTLNRIKEFDRIKSDARVEVIHGDSREVDLPEDIDMVFTSPPYVGFIDYHDQHKYAYELLGLKNNETREIGAAKRGSSKKAREEYIESINDVLLHTRNYMAKDGIMAIVVNDKHDLYEPSKVGFKSIGRVERHVNRRTGRRSGAFYESILIWQKA; this is encoded by the coding sequence GATTGCCCCCCAAGCAAGATCAGAACTATTGTACTATCTCCAGTTGATAAAGAGTTGTCGATATCAGGATTTACTCAAAATCATCCTATCCCGTTCCGCACGTTCATCTCGCTTAGTAACTCACTATGATTTGGATTTCCCCAAGAGACCTCAAACCGAACCGTATGAATGCTATAAACACGGCAGAGTTTGTACTCCTACCCAAGAGGCTAACAAGTTCCTGATTCGCTACTCGATTGATACGCTAAACAGGATTAAAGAGTTTGACCGCATAAAATCGGATGCCAGAGTTGAGGTGATTCACGGTGATTCCAGAGAAGTGGACCTACCGGAAGATATTGATATGGTCTTTACTTCTCCCCCCTATGTCGGGTTTATAGACTATCACGACCAGCATAAATACGCCTATGAACTACTGGGATTGAAAAACAATGAAACAAGAGAGATCGGAGCAGCCAAAAGAGGTTCTTCAAAGAAAGCGAGAGAGGAGTATATAGAGAGTATTAACGATGTTCTCCTGCATACTCGCAACTACATGGCTAAGGACGGCATTATGGCTATTGTAGTCAACGATAAGCATGACCTTTACGAACCATCTAAAGTCGGGTTTAAGTCAATCGGAAGGGTAGAGCGTCATGTAAACAGACGCACGGGCAGACGGAGCGGAGCGTTTTATGAAAGCATTTTGATTTGGCAGAAGGCATGA